The following coding sequences lie in one Dunckerocampus dactyliophorus isolate RoL2022-P2 chromosome 4, RoL_Ddac_1.1, whole genome shotgun sequence genomic window:
- the pias2 gene encoding E3 SUMO-protein ligase PIAS2: MGSIRSQWRNILARVLLPSACKNRSSMNIPHPATPIPPVHPDVLMKSLPFYDVLDVLIKPSSLGASTAQRFNQEKYFIFALTPQQVREVCISRDFLPGGRRDYMVQIQLRFCLSETSCPQEDNYPNGLCIKVNGKLFPLPGFAPPPKNGVEQKRPGRPLNITSLVRLSSAVPNQISVTWAPEIGKTYSMSVYLVRQLTSPLLLQRLRMKGIRNPDHSRALRTVHMNKPIVLCDVFQCNLYACSK; encoded by the exons ATGGGGAGCATCCG GAGTCAGTGGCGTAATATACTTGCAAGAGTTTTACTGCCAAGCGCCTGCAAAAACAGAAGCAGCATGAATATTCCACACCCTGCAACGCCAATTCCACCTGTCCACCCTGATGTGCTGATGAAGTCTCTGCCCTTCTATGACGTACTCGATGTCCTCATCAAGCCCTCCAGCCTAG gAGCAAGTACTGCACAGAGATTCAACCaagaaaagtattttatctTTGCCTTGACACCACAGCAAGTGCGAGAAGTATGCATATCCAG ggATTTTCTTCCAGGCGGAAGAAGAGATTATATGGTTCAAATCCAATTGAG GTTTTGCTTGTCAGAAACAAGTTGCCCCCAAGAAGACAATTatccaaacggtctgtgtataAAGGTTAATGGGAAACTTTTTCCTTTACCG ggtTTTGCACCACCTCCCAAAAATGGTGTAGAACAGAAGAGACCAGGAAGACCACTGAACATTACCTCATTAGTGCGATTGTCCTCTGCAGTacccaatcagatttcagttaCATGGGCACCTGAAATTGGAAAG ACCTACTCCATGTCTGTGTACCTGGTGAGGCAGCTAACGTCACCACTTCTCCTGCAGAGGTTGAGGATGAAGGGCATCAGAAACCCAGACCACTCCAGAGCACTAA ggaCAGTGCATATGAATAAAccaattgtactatgtgatgtattccaatgtaacttgtatgcatgttcaaaataa